In the Anaerostipes caccae L1-92 genome, GTTCAGACAATAAAGGCAGCATCCGGCCGATCCGTTCCTTTGCGCCCGCAGAAAATGCATAGTCTTTGAGCTGCTCTAATATCTGATGATATCCTAATGTTGTCAACGATTTATTTTTCATGATAGATTCCTTTCTCAGTCAAGGCAGAATGATGCCTATTTATCATAGTTTAATTTCCTGAAATAAAATAAAGATCACAGATACATTGCCCCGAAACCGGCACATTCCCTGTGATCTTCTGACAAAAGAATTCTAAATGATAAGAATAAAAAAACACAGCATTACACAGCTATGTTCCAACATCTCTTTCCATCTATATAAAGCGTATGAAACGGGTTTGTAAGGCAAAATATCAGATCAGTCTGCTTTATATGCAGGCTGACAAAAGACAGACCGGCATATCCATACCTGTCGTCCCTGATCAATATTTTATTTTTCTGCAATGCTCATTCCAGAAACCCGTAACACCAAGACACCTCATTTCATTTCTTGTTTTTGTTTATTATAGTCTCTGCTTTTCATATTGTCAACATCCATTTTTATCCTGACACGCGTTGTCAGGGTTTGTCTGAGCATGATCAGGAAATAAAAAAACAGCCTCCTTTAAGTCTCTATCATATCAGACAGTTCTAAAGGAGACCGCTATAAGAATCAAAACAACATCCTAAGAAGTTTAAAGAATTACTTGGCATTCAAATAATTATTATGAGCTAAATCTGTCAGTTCTTCAGATACTTTATCAAAATCAAATCCTGTATTAGCCTTTTTAAACACTTCAAATTTATCACTGTCTATCCCTTCAAATCCTGTATATGCGCCGGCTAACATTCCCGCAATACATGCAATCGTATCGGTATCTCCGCCAATATTTGCGCCGCCGATGATTGTTTTCAATACATCTCCGGAACTTGCTAAGAAAAGACCAATGGCACATGCAGCAGAACTTTGAATAGATCCGTCATTTCCAACACTTCTTTCCAATCTTTCCATCGCTTCGTCCATGTGATCTGAGGTTAAAGCAATTTCTATACTTTTAACAATTTTTTCATAAACTGCAAATCCCGGAGCAATTCTGGCTTCTTCCCTTCCAATTTCTTCTCCACGTTTCGCTCCGTAAAGACAAGCTTTCACAATAGAATATAAATCAGAATCTTCCATTAAAGCATTTGAGATACCACATGCAATTGCACATGCGCCCGAATATCCATGCTGTGTTCCATGGGACGGCTTAGTCATGGTAATTGCAACTTCTATGGTTTTTTCCAAATTTCCAGGAAACAGCAATCCCGCCGGAGCAATTCTCATCGCTGCACCATTGGAAGTTCCACGGTCATATGTTCCGCCCGTTTTCCCCAATTCAACAGGATCTTTACCTGATTTTAAGTCTTCTATCAAATACCTTGTTGTTGGTCCTGCATTTCTTGGATAATACTTCGGATATTTTTCCGACCATTCTATCAAAGCATTTGCTGCATCATTTACCGTAAAATTTCCTTTAGATTTAATGACTGCCAATGCCATTTCATACATCTGAGATGTATCATCTGTAACTTCACCCATCAGGTTATCTTTCACATAAAGATTTAAACTTGGATCTATAAAATCAGTAATTGGTCCCCCATAGTTTTTAATAATTTCATCTCTGCTCCAAGCCTCTGAAGGCGCCCCCATTGCATCTCCCATTCCCGCAGCTACTAAAGTCCCTTTAATCTTGTTATATAAATATTGTTTTTCCATAAAATCTATCTCCTTCTCATACAATTTCTGCTGTGTAAGCTTCTAATTCTTTCTTTTGTTTTTCTTCGATTGCCTTGTCAACTCCGAAGAAATAGGTTAATAAAAATGTCATGGAACAACCAACTAATGTTCCTATCATCAACCCCGTAAATCCTTTGCCAAAGAAAGCCGGCAACGTATATATACCAAACATAACCGGAGCGGTAATCCCTGCTCCACATGCTCCTGTAATAGCTCCGCCTACTGCGCCTCCTACTAATACAAAGTAGAAAGGCTTTCTATATTTTATATTTACCCCATACATTACCGGTTCAATTACTCCGCCGGAGAGTAAACTTGTTACTGTTAAAGATAACGCATTCTGCCGAACCGCTTTATTTTTAACTTTTAATGCAACGGCAAGTCCTGCTGCAATTTGACACATTATACTAGGAGCAAACGCAACTGTAACTCTGTCCACTCCCAAACTATCTATATTCGGGAACTGAATCAATGTCAGTACCAGCCAGTGCATACCAACAATTATGATTACTTGCCACAGTCCTCCGATTACTGCACCAGACAGCAATGGACTAAACTGATATAAACTATTGAATAAATTTACTAATACAGCACCGCCCCAATTCCCAATCGGTCCAATAATTAAGATTGCAATCGGCATTGTAATAATCAAAGCGATCACAGATGAAAATACTGTCTTAAAAAGTTTTGGCAGTAATTTATTTAATAATTTTTGAACATATGATAACAAAAGTATTGTCAGAATTGGCGGCAATATACTTCCGGTATAATTTATATTCGGGACATTAATCCCCAAAAATGAAACCTGTTCATTTGCCTTGAATAATTCCATAAAACCTGGATGCAGCAGCAATCCGGTTAACATCAAAGCCAGTGCCTTATTAGCCTTAAATCTTTCCGCTGCGGACCACGCCACAAGAAACGGAAGGAAATAGAAAAAAGAATCTGATAATGTATTGACCAACTGATAAGTAGTGCTTTCCGGTGACGCACCCATAAATTTTGCTAAGACCAAAATTATTTTCAAAAATCCCATACCCTGCATCGCAGGAATTAATGGCGTAAAGATTGATGCTAATATGCTGAACAATTGATCTAAACGCCCCAAAATACTCTTTTTATCTTCCCCCTGATTTGTATCAGCAGCGCCTTTTTTAGTACCATTCAATTCATAATTACTAATAATATCTTCAAATACATCTGCCACATCTTGTCCAATAATAACTTGATACTGACCCCCGGAATATAATGAACTTGTTACTCCGTCCAGGTTATCAATGGTATCTTTATCTACTTTTTCTTTCTCTTTAAGAACAAACCTTAATCTTGTTACACAGTGCGTTAATGAATTGATATTTTCCACACCACCTACATTAGAAATAATGTTCTTACTTAATTTACTTGCTGACATCATGTTCACCTCCATTTTTGAATGAAACTTGTATACATAAATTATTTTTATTGTTTACATCTTTATCCCCCCTTATAATTGACATCAATTAAATAAAAAAGCCTCAAGGCAGCAAATGATAAATATACTAATATTTATCATTGGTAATGCCTCAAGGCAGAGTTACAATCCAATGCGGAAAAATATATAAATTTTAGGGTAATACGTGACATGCGTTCTTTAGTTATCTAAAATCCTATTGATATGAACCAATAAATATAATTGATCCTCTTCGCTGTATTTCAACTTTAATGTTTTTTTTAAATAGCTTTCTATTTTCTTAAAACATCCATACGTATCCGGAAATTGAGCCTTTATAGATTTAAGAAGCAATTTTGTAGAATCTGAAACTTTCTCTTTTGGTTCTTTCACACGCTGTACAAAATACTTTAAGTGAATCACAAATCTGGAATAGTCAATACTATCCTGATCAATTTTAAAATCAAAGCTTTCTTCCACGATTTTAGTTATCTCTTTAAGAATCTTCGTAACTTTTATTGTATTATTCATATCGTTTTGCATTCCTTCTGCATTGATAATATGCAGTGCAATGCTTGCTGCCTCCCCTTTCGGAAAGCGAATCTGTAAATCCTCCTCTATCATATCCAGAGCTTTATATCCAATCTCCATTTCTGTTTTATATAAATATTTTATATCATTGGTTAATGGATTGGTAATATCTATGGATTTCTTTAATCTTATAACACCAAAATTAATATGGTCGGCTAACATAAATGCCAGACTTGGGTTTAGTTCACAACCGACTTTACTTCTTGCATAATCAACAATTTTAGATGAAACATTAAAAATATCTTCAGGAATTTCAGATAATAATTCCAAATAGCCTGGATCAATATCATAAAAAGTTTTACTAATCAAAGACAAGTCGTTTAATTCATAAGGAATTTCGTGGAATCCAATTCCTTTCCCGAAAATTACTACTTCTTTTCCCTTAGGATCTACCCCTAATGCAACGTTGTTATTAATTTTTTTAGTAATCCTCACAAAGAAATCCCCCCCTTCTTCTTAAAATAAATAATTTTAATGCTTATCTATTCACTCTTGGTATACTTTATCACTTCTGACTTACTGCGCTCTACTTCTTTCCCTGTATTTTTAAACTCTAATTTAAAATCCCCAGTATTTGTTATAATCATCGGCGTAGTTAAATTCACTGACTTCTCTTTCATAAAATTCCTGTCGATTCTAACTAATGGTGTTCCTACTTTTACCTTTTGATCCGTCTTAACGAATACTTTAATGCCTTCCCCATTAAGCTCCACAGTATCTAATCCAATGTGTATAATTATTTCAATCTCTCCGCTTTTTATGCCAATTGCATGAGAGGTATCCGCAACCATAACTACTGTCCCGTTACATGGAGAACATATCATATCATCCTCATAAATGAATGCCACACCGTCCCCTATCATTCTCTCTGAAAACACTTTATCCGGAACTTCTGATAAATCTATACACAATCCATTGACTGGTGACATCATAACACCATCTGAATTTTTATTCTTATTAAAAAAGTTAAACATATTTCCCCTTTCCACAAAGAACAAAGTGGGCAAGCCCACACCTCAACTCCCAACCCTCAATCTTTGAGGGCTTGATAACTTTGCGTGCCATATACGATTTGCCGAAGGCAAATGATTTCCCTGCGCATCTGTGTACAACCCGCAGAGCGTTTTTATTTTATTAGGAAAGACCGCAGAACTTTCCTATAAAATAAAAAACTCTTCTCAGCACACCTAATACACTAAAGGTAATGCCTCGAAGAGTTACAATCCTATCTATGCCCTCATTATAACATCTTATCAAAAATAGTCAATATATTTTCACGGATTTGAAAAGGAAAATTTATCATAATTTTACACTTACAATTATCGCCCCATTTTGTTTATTCTGTATCCTGACACACGTTGTCAGGGTTTGTCTGATATAATAGAGAGACAAGGAGGTGAAACGATTGCATGAAAGCCGCTTATTCAAAATCCTTTACTATCTGTTGGAAAAAGGACAGGCAACTGCACCTGAACTGGCCTCAAAATTTGAAGTATCTGTGAGAACCATTTACCGCGATATTGATGTAATGAGCAGTGCAGGTATTCCAGTGTATGCCGCCGCGGGAAGGGACGGCGGTATTAAACTGTATGATGATTTTATCATCAGCAAAGCTTTGCTGTCTGAGTCTGATATTCAGGATATCTTTATCGGTCTTCAGAGCTTATCCGCTGCCCAATATTCCGATCATGAAGGTACATTAGAAAAACTAGGTGCTCTTTTTAAGAAGACAAATACAGACTGGATTGAAATTGATTTTTCCCGCTGGGGAGCCTGCGTTCAAAAAGAACATGAAATCTTTTCTCTGCTGAAAATTTCTGTTTTAAAAAGGCAGGAAATTGTATTTTGTTATTATAATTCCAGGGGAGAGGTCAGTGAAAGGCGGTGCCGTCCGATAAAATTATTATATAAAGACAGATCGTGGTATTTGTTTGGATTCTGCTGCAAAAGAAATGATTACAGATTATTCCGTGTCTCAAGGATGAGGAGTCTGAAGCTCACAGAAGTTATGTTTGATGAAATTCCTCATGATAACTTAAACATTTTGCCGCTGCCTGAGGACATGGAAGTATTAAATGAAATAGAACTTCGGTTTCCATTAGACATGGGGCATAGGGTTTTAGATATTTTCAGTGAAGAGGCGATCATACAAAACGATCAACAGTTTATTGTAAAAGCATCACTTCCCCGGAACGAATGGCTGTATGAAATGCTGTTATCTTTCGGAGAAAATGTCGAAATTGTACGTCCGATCAGCTTAAAAGAAGAAATCATAGAGCGCTGCGAAAAAGCTCTCAACCATCACAAAGGAGCAGAATCATGAATATAAAAAAGAGTTTACAAAGCATAGATGCTTCGGGCAGTAATTTTTATTTCAATGACGTCGATGTTATCCCAGAGAATATCAATGCTGTACTTATTAATGAAGTCGTCCCCAAAGATCCTGAGAACGATTTCTATGGAAAACAGGATGGAGAATATCTTTCTGCTGCTGTCCGTCTTTTCCAAAACGCAGGAATAGAAGCAAACACGTCAGAGGAACTTCTGAACTTAGGTATTTATATTACAAATGCAGTAAAGAAACCAAAATCTCACACTTTCCTTGAAAGAAGCATGATCGAAGAAAGCCTGCCTTTTCTTGAAAAGGAGCTCGCCTTATTTCCTAACGTTCAGGTAGTCATGCTGATGGGGGATGTGGCAAAAAAAGCAATGAATATGATCGCTAAAAGAACAACGAAAAGAAATGTGATTCCTGCTGTTTCAACATACAAACTGCGCCACAGCGAAATATACTATAAAAATATACGGCTAATGCCCTCCTATATTATGACAGGAAAAAACATACTGATTGAAAAGTCGAAGTTTCAGATGGCTTGTGAAGATATTTCTAACATGATTAATATGATCAATCGTGATCCTGTATTTCATCTTCATCAGCAATGAATTCTTTACAAACTTTTAAATTAGTGGTATATTTTAAGTAGAAAAAGGAACAACCGTCCAAAGCGGTTTGACCTAATAATAAAAGCAGGAAATCCACCCTATTACTTGCCAAAGTTCTCAAGGGTGGTTTTTCTATGCGTAACTAATGACTAATCAAATATATGAAGGTCAGTAGTGCAATCAAAAATAATCCGAACTGCATCAAGTCATTAAAACTGAATTTGTTCTTCATTGGCACCACCTCCATTCTATGTAGAATGAAGGTCAAACCACCCTGTAACACGGTTGTTCCATAACCAAATTTTATCACATCATTTTAATTATTACAATTTCTAAATTGTATATTTTAGTAAAACTTTATATTTTTCAACAAAACAGAAACCCCACGAAAACTTGCTGTTTTCATGGGGCTGATTAATTCTCTTATATATTTTTTTACTATCTCTTTGAGAACTGTGGGGCACGACGTGCAGAACGAAGTCCCGGTTTCTTTCTTTCCTTCATACGTGGATCTCTGGTTAAGTATCCTGCTTTCTTTAATACCGGGCGGAAGTCTCCGTCAACCTGTAATAAAGCTCTGGAAATACCGTGGCGGATTGCTCCTGCCTGTCCTGTAAATCCACCGCCGATAACATTAACTAAAACATCGTATTTTCCGAGAGTGTCAGTAGCAACCAATGGCTGGCGTACGACTACTTTTAATGTCTCTAATCCTAAATATTCGTCGATATCTCTTTTATTGATTGTGATTTTTCCTGTTCCTGGTACTAAATATACTCTAGCGATACTGCTTTTTCTTCTACCAGTTCCGTAATATTTTGCTGTAGCCACTTAATCGTCCTCCTTCTTAATACTTGATCTCTAATGCTTTTGGCTGCTGAGCCTGATTGTTGTGCTCTGCGCCTGCATATACGTGAAGTTTCTTAATCATTGCTCTTCCCAAAGGACCTTTTGGAAGCATACCTTTTACTGCAAGATAAATAACATCTTCAGGCTTTTTCGCCATTTTTTCTTTTAAAGTCGTCTCTTTCATTCCGCCTACATAATCAGAGTGATTGTAGTAGATCTTCTGGTCTAATTTCTTTCCAGTTACCTGGATTTTATCTGCGTTCACAACGATCACGTTATCGCCTGTGTCGATGTGAGGAGTATAAGTCGGCTTATTCTTTCCTCTTAAAACTTTTGCGATCTCTGATGCTAAACGTCCTAATGTATGTCCTGTGGCGTCAACTACATACCATTCTCTTTCAATTGTTGATGGGCTTGCCATAAAGCTCTTCATGGTTCTTCCTCCTAAATTTCTCAATCAATGTGTCTTCTATATAAAATACTCCCTCCGGGGCATTGGGGTAAGCATTTTCTTTTATGTCACATTTTCATATTATATAACACTGACCGGGGTGTGTCAATAAATTTTCTCCAAAAATTATGAAACAAAATTGGACATACCCTATGATCAGCCGCAGTGATTTTGTTCTGCATACTTCTTAATATTGGAAACATTACAGTGCGTCTCGAATTCGTCCCCACGCAGTACGACCAGAGACGGAGCCTGCATAATCCCGTATTCCTGCACCAATTCCTGATGTTCCTCGGCATCCACGATTTCAAACGGAATCCGGGAACTTTTAAGGACCTCTCCGGCCATCTTACAGTTCGGACAAGTTTTGGTTGTAAACAGAAGCATCTTCTGGGCTTCTTCCATCTTCTTTTCCGCCTCTGAGGCAAAGCTTATGTCTTTTTTCGGAGTCTTGGATGCCTTCAGAACAGAATTTTTGGGATCGTACAGTTTCCTTTCTTTATATTCCTGCCGTTTTCCATCGTTCCAGTTCTGGACCGGACGATAATAACCCGTAATCCTGCTGTATACCTCCGTTTTTTGTCCGCAGTCAGGACATTCATAAACCTCCCCGTTTATATAACCGTGGTTGCTGCACACAGAATAGGTCGGTGAAATCGTATAATATGGAAGGCGGTAATTTTCTGCGATCTTTTTCACCAGAGCCGCGGCTGCTTTCCAGTCCGGAAGTTTCTCTCCAAGGAAAGTGTGGAAAACTGTCCCTGACGTATATAATGTCTGTAATTCATCCTGAATATCCAGCGCATCAAAAACATCGTCTGTATATCCCACCGGCAGATGGGAACTGTTCGTGTAAAACGGTGTTCCTTCGTCTTCTGAAGCTGTGATAATGTCCGGGAACTCTGCCACGTCATGCTTCGCCAAGCGGTATGTCGTAGATTCGGCCGGAGTCGCTTCAAGATTATAAAGGTCACCGTATTCTTCCTGGTAATCTGACAGGCGGTTTCTCATATGATTCAATACTTCCTTAGCAAATTCCTGTGCCTTTTCTTCGGTCAGATCCGCCTTGATCCAGCCGGCATTGAGGCCCGCTTCATTCATTCCGATCAGCCCGATGGTAGAAAAGTGATTGTTAAAAGAATCCAAATAACGTTTCGTATAAGGATACAGTCCCTCATCGAACAATTTCGTGATAATCGTTCTTTTTATCTTTAAGGATCGTGCTGACACATCCATCAAATGATCCAGCCTGTGATAGAACTCTTTTTCATCTTTAGAAAGGTAAGCAATCTTAGGCAGATTGATCGTAACCACTCCTACAGATCCGGTGCTCTCTCCGCTGCCGAAAAATCCCCCTGCTTTTTTACGCAGTTCTCTTAAATCCAGGCGCAGACGGCAGCACATACTGCGCACATCACTCGGCTGCATTTCACTGTTGATATAATTAGAAAAATACGGAGTTCCGTATTTGGCGGTCATTTCAAACAGAAGCCGGTTATTTTCCGTGTCAGACCAGTCAAAGTCTTTTGTAATAGAATAGGTAGGGATCGGATACTGGAAGCCCCGTCCTTCGGCATCCCCTTCGATCATGACTTCGATAAAGGCCTTGTTCACCATGTCCATCTCTTTTTTGCAGTCTTTATACCGGAAGTCCATCTCTTTGCCGCCAACGATCGCAGGGAGCTCCGCCAGATCATCCGGCACGGTCCAGTCCAAAGTAATATTAGAAAAAGGAGCCTGGGTGCCCCATCGGCTCGGAATATTAACACCGAAAATAAAGGACTGCACACATTTTTTCACTTCATAGTAGGACAGATTGTCTGCCTTTACAAACGGTGCAAGATATGTATCAAAAGAGGAGAATGCCTGGGCTCCGGCCCACTCATTCTGCATGATGCCAAGGAAATTGACCATCTGATTGCACAGTGTGGACAAATGCTTCGCCGGTGCGGAGGTAATCTTACCGCGCACGCCTCCCAGCCCCTCCTGGATCAGCTGCTTTAAAGACCAGCCCGCGCAGTAACCGGTCAGCATAGAAAGGTCGTGGATATGAATGTCCGCATTCCTGTGGGCATCGGCAATCTCATCATCATAGATCTCGGAAAGCCAGTAATTCGCCGTGATGGCCCCGCTGTTGCTTAAAATCAGTCCCCCGACGGAATATGTCACGGTAGAGTTTTCTTTTACCCTCCAGTCACTGGCTTTCACATAACTGTCCACCAGCTCTTTATAATCCAGAATTGTAGACTTCATATTCCGGATCTTTTCTCTCTGTTTTCTGTATAAAATATATCCTTTTGCCACATCGGCATAGCCTGCCTGGATCAGCACAGACTCCACGCTGTCCTGAATGTCTTCAACCGCGATCACATCATTTTTTACTTTCGGCTCAAAATCTGATGTGACTTTAAGCGCCAGCAGATCGATCACACTCGGATGATACTGTTTTTCTTTGGCTTCAAATGCCCTTGTGATGGCAGTGGATATCTTCTGGATATCAAATTCTGCCTTGGTTCCGTCTCTCTTTATTACATAATACATGACTCACACACCCCATTCTTTCTATATGTTCAACACTTAAAATTATAGCACCATATAAAACAAAGTCAACATATTGTATGTTTTTATCTATACAGGCACAATATATTGTTATAATCCCCTTAATTCTACATTCGGCACTTTTTCTCTCAAAATATCCGCCAGTGTCTCCATTTCTTCCTTCCCATAGGCACTGAGTCTCAAATCCGGTACATGATCAGAGGGTTCAAAACTCTGAAGGAAATATGGTTCATCTCCGGAAATCCACTCTCCGATCTCTTCGATATCCTCCCCGCTGTGAAGTTCCCTCACCACCGTGGTACGAAACTCAAACGGTACATTTCCTTCCATGAGGAATCTGACGCTCTCCTCCACCGGTTCTATCTGAAATGCTTCCACTCCCGCCGTGGCAGCATATTTCTTTTTGGAATTTTTTATGTCCATGGCCACATAGTCCAAAAGGCCCTCTCCGACCAGCCTTTTGAGCCTTTCCGGAAAGCTTCCGTTGGTATCCAGCTTCACCAGATAGCCGAGTTCCTTCATCTCTCTGATAAGCCCTGAAAGTCCGGTGTGAAGCAGCGGTTCTCCTCCGGAAATACAGACTCCGTCCAGGATTCCTCTCCGCTTCCTTAAAAAGGCCAGCAAATCTTTTTCTAAAAGCCCCGGCTCCTCCTTCCGCGGAGAGATCAGCTCAGCATTGTGGCAGAACGGGCAAAAAAAATTACACCCGCCGGTAAATACCGTGCAGGCGACTTTTCCCGGATAATCCAGGAGTGTTGACTTTTGCAGTCCCATAATCTTCATCTAATCCGCTTCCTTTTCTTCATCCATGTAATGTATGTTGATGAGTGTCAGTCCTTTTGCCGGAGCATTTGGACCTGCCTTTCCTCTCTTCGGATGCAGGAAAAGTTCCCTGACCCACTCCGGATCCTTCCTGCCCCTTCCGATGGAGATTAGAGTTCCTGCCATCATCCGCACCATGTTATATAAAAATCCGTTTCCCGTGACTCTCATGGTAATATACCGGCCGTTCTGCCTCACTTCGCACTCATAGATCGTGCGCACCGTGGTCTTTGTAGGACTCCCTGTGGTAGAAAAGCTTAAAAAGTCATGCTCACCTAAAAAGCAGCGGGCAGCTGTGCGCATACGCTCCGCATCCAGCGGCACATACACGAAGTGATGGTGCCTTGCCGTGACCGGGTTATCAAATTCTGCATTGTAAATCGTATACTCGTAAGTTTTCCTCGTATCCTGATATCTGGGATGGAAATCGTCTTTTACTTCACTGGAAGACTGTATGACAATATCATCCGGCAGCCTCTGGTTCAGAGCCCTGGCGATCCTTTCACCCGGAATCTCCGTCTCCGTGTCAAACACTGCCACATTCCCGAGGGCATGTACCCCGGAGTCGGTGCGGCTGGCACCGATCACCGTAATCTCTTCTCCCAAAAGACTGCCAAGCTTCTCATTGAGAATCCCTTCTATGGTCGTATCCTTTGGCTGTATCTGCCAGCCGCAGTAATTTGTCCCGTCATATGCCACTTCTAATTTTATCCGTTTCATAGAATACCTCACGCCTATCTTCCGACCGGACAGAAAAATCCCAGGTAAATCATCAGTGCCAAAAACAAAGCCAAAAACAGATAGGCCAGCAGGTCTCTTCTGCAGTATTTGAGAGGCTTCATCTTCGTCCGTCCGTCCCCTCCGTGGTAGCACCTGGATTCCATGGCCAGGGCCAGGTCATTGGCTCTCCTTACCGCCGCCACAAACAGCGGCACTACGATCGGCACCATGCTCTTCATCCGGTGCAGAAAACTTCCATTTTTAAAATCCACTCCCCTTGCAGTCTGGGCCTTCATGATCTTGTCCAGCTCCTCTGTGAGGATCGGGATAAACCTTAGGGCAATCGACATCATCATCGCAATCTCATGCACAGGAATTTTGATCAGCTTCAAAAATCCCAGGGACTTTTCGAGCCCGTCTGTGAGCTCATTGGGTGTGGTAGTAAAGGTCATAAGGGAAGTGCCCAATACAAGCATCACCAGCCTTGTGCCCAGATAAACGGCTGTGATGACTCCTTCTTTGGTGATCCTGATAACACCGAAATGTACGATCGCCTCCCCCGGTATGAAGAAAATATTGATGACAACGGAGAAAAGCAAAATAACGCCAACGGCTTTCAGCCCCCTGACAATAAAAGAAAGAGGTACAGTGGAAAGGCCGATCATCAAAGCCAAAAACAGCAGAGAAGCCGCATAAGTCAGCGGGGACTTTGAGAAAAACAAGGTTATGACAAAAATCAATGTCCCCACCAGCTTTACCCTCGGGTCCAGCCGGTGAAGAATAGAATCTGATCTGTAATATTGTCCTATGGTGATGTCTTTAATCATATGTTTGTTCCTTCTTTAATGTTTTTAGGATTGCCCTCCTGGCATCTTCAAGGGTCAGGATCTCTCCCTCAACAGGAAATCCTTTTTCTTTCAGATCATTGGCCAGGAGTCTGAAAAACGGTACGGACAGTCCCATCTGCTCCAGTTCTTCCTGATGGGAAAACACCTCTTCCTTATCCCCGTCAAATTCCAGCCGCCCACGGTTCATGACGATCATCCTGTCTACATAGGATGCAATGTCTTCCATACTGTGGGATACAAGTATGATCGTGATACCCTGTTCCTGATTGAGACGCTTCAGCAGTTCTAAAAGCTGTACCCTTCCCTCAGGGTCCAGACCGGCGGTCGGTTCATCCAGAATAAAATATTCAGGCTTCATTGCCAGAATGCCTGCGATAGCTACTCTGCGCTTCTGTCCTCCGGACAGTTCAAACGG is a window encoding:
- a CDS encoding helix-turn-helix transcriptional regulator; translation: MHESRLFKILYYLLEKGQATAPELASKFEVSVRTIYRDIDVMSSAGIPVYAAAGRDGGIKLYDDFIISKALLSESDIQDIFIGLQSLSAAQYSDHEGTLEKLGALFKKTNTDWIEIDFSRWGACVQKEHEIFSLLKISVLKRQEIVFCYYNSRGEVSERRCRPIKLLYKDRSWYLFGFCCKRNDYRLFRVSRMRSLKLTEVMFDEIPHDNLNILPLPEDMEVLNEIELRFPLDMGHRVLDIFSEEAIIQNDQQFIVKASLPRNEWLYEMLLSFGENVEIVRPISLKEEIIERCEKALNHHKGAES
- the rpsI gene encoding 30S ribosomal protein S9, coding for MATAKYYGTGRRKSSIARVYLVPGTGKITINKRDIDEYLGLETLKVVVRQPLVATDTLGKYDVLVNVIGGGFTGQAGAIRHGISRALLQVDGDFRPVLKKAGYLTRDPRMKERKKPGLRSARRAPQFSKR
- a CDS encoding PRD domain-containing protein, with amino-acid sequence MRITKKINNNVALGVDPKGKEVVIFGKGIGFHEIPYELNDLSLISKTFYDIDPGYLELLSEIPEDIFNVSSKIVDYARSKVGCELNPSLAFMLADHINFGVIRLKKSIDITNPLTNDIKYLYKTEMEIGYKALDMIEEDLQIRFPKGEAASIALHIINAEGMQNDMNNTIKVTKILKEITKIVEESFDFKIDQDSIDYSRFVIHLKYFVQRVKEPKEKVSDSTKLLLKSIKAQFPDTYGCFKKIESYLKKTLKLKYSEEDQLYLLVHINRILDN
- a CDS encoding ADP-ribosylglycohydrolase family protein encodes the protein MEKQYLYNKIKGTLVAAGMGDAMGAPSEAWSRDEIIKNYGGPITDFIDPSLNLYVKDNLMGEVTDDTSQMYEMALAVIKSKGNFTVNDAANALIEWSEKYPKYYPRNAGPTTRYLIEDLKSGKDPVELGKTGGTYDRGTSNGAAMRIAPAGLLFPGNLEKTIEVAITMTKPSHGTQHGYSGACAIACGISNALMEDSDLYSIVKACLYGAKRGEEIGREEARIAPGFAVYEKIVKSIEIALTSDHMDEAMERLERSVGNDGSIQSSAACAIGLFLASSGDVLKTIIGGANIGGDTDTIACIAGMLAGAYTGFEGIDSDKFEVFKKANTGFDFDKVSEELTDLAHNNYLNAK
- the rplM gene encoding 50S ribosomal protein L13 encodes the protein MKSFMASPSTIEREWYVVDATGHTLGRLASEIAKVLRGKNKPTYTPHIDTGDNVIVVNADKIQVTGKKLDQKIYYNHSDYVGGMKETTLKEKMAKKPEDVIYLAVKGMLPKGPLGRAMIKKLHVYAGAEHNNQAQQPKALEIKY
- a CDS encoding PTS sugar transporter subunit IIA, whose amino-acid sequence is MFNFFNKNKNSDGVMMSPVNGLCIDLSEVPDKVFSERMIGDGVAFIYEDDMICSPCNGTVVMVADTSHAIGIKSGEIEIIIHIGLDTVELNGEGIKVFVKTDQKVKVGTPLVRIDRNFMKEKSVNLTTPMIITNTGDFKLEFKNTGKEVERSKSEVIKYTKSE
- a CDS encoding uracil-DNA glycosylase family protein — encoded protein: MNIKKSLQSIDASGSNFYFNDVDVIPENINAVLINEVVPKDPENDFYGKQDGEYLSAAVRLFQNAGIEANTSEELLNLGIYITNAVKKPKSHTFLERSMIEESLPFLEKELALFPNVQVVMLMGDVAKKAMNMIAKRTTKRNVIPAVSTYKLRHSEIYYKNIRLMPSYIMTGKNILIEKSKFQMACEDISNMINMINRDPVFHLHQQ
- a CDS encoding PTS transporter subunit EIIC, which codes for MMSASKLSKNIISNVGGVENINSLTHCVTRLRFVLKEKEKVDKDTIDNLDGVTSSLYSGGQYQVIIGQDVADVFEDIISNYELNGTKKGAADTNQGEDKKSILGRLDQLFSILASIFTPLIPAMQGMGFLKIILVLAKFMGASPESTTYQLVNTLSDSFFYFLPFLVAWSAAERFKANKALALMLTGLLLHPGFMELFKANEQVSFLGINVPNINYTGSILPPILTILLLSYVQKLLNKLLPKLFKTVFSSVIALIITMPIAILIIGPIGNWGGAVLVNLFNSLYQFSPLLSGAVIGGLWQVIIIVGMHWLVLTLIQFPNIDSLGVDRVTVAFAPSIMCQIAAGLAVALKVKNKAVRQNALSLTVTSLLSGGVIEPVMYGVNIKYRKPFYFVLVGGAVGGAITGACGAGITAPVMFGIYTLPAFFGKGFTGLMIGTLVGCSMTFLLTYFFGVDKAIEEKQKKELEAYTAEIV